The Kineothrix sp. MB12-C1 genome includes a window with the following:
- a CDS encoding glycosyltransferase family 2 protein, producing MDDFMKNILYVVIPCYNEEDVFPTITERLKIKMQDLIKRDKISTASKVVFVNDGSKDKTWDMIEQLTQKDTLFGGICLSRNKGHQNALLAGLMEVIEHADMVITMDADLQDDINAMDEMIERFLAGIDIVYGVRRKRDSDSFFKRVTAEGYYKFMKFMYSDLIFNHADYRLMSRRALEGLSEFKEVNLFLRGIIPMIGYPSDFVYYDRSKRFAGESKYPFGKMLIFAMEGITSLSVKPLRLITFLGIFIFLVSIGILIYSIIRHFIGETIVGWTTLMVSIWAIGGLILFSIGIVGEYVGKIYLESKGRPRYIIEKSSNID from the coding sequence ATGGATGATTTTATGAAGAATATATTATATGTGGTCATACCTTGTTACAATGAAGAAGACGTATTTCCGACGATAACGGAAAGGCTGAAAATAAAAATGCAGGATTTGATAAAGCGAGATAAGATTTCAACAGCCAGTAAAGTGGTTTTTGTAAATGACGGCTCTAAAGATAAAACATGGGATATGATTGAACAGTTGACCCAAAAAGACACCTTATTCGGGGGAATTTGTTTGAGTCGCAACAAGGGGCATCAAAATGCATTGCTTGCCGGCTTAATGGAAGTGATAGAGCATGCGGATATGGTGATTACTATGGATGCGGATCTGCAAGATGATATTAATGCAATGGATGAGATGATAGAACGGTTTTTGGCAGGAATAGATATTGTCTACGGAGTGAGAAGAAAGCGGGACAGCGATTCTTTTTTTAAGAGGGTAACGGCGGAAGGATATTATAAATTTATGAAATTTATGTATTCCGATCTGATATTTAACCATGCCGATTATCGATTGATGAGCCGGAGGGCACTTGAAGGGCTTAGCGAATTTAAAGAGGTCAATCTTTTTTTAAGAGGTATAATACCGATGATTGGCTATCCGTCTGATTTTGTTTACTATGACAGAAGTAAACGGTTTGCAGGTGAGAGTAAATATCCGTTTGGCAAGATGCTTATATTTGCCATGGAAGGGATTACCTCGTTAAGTGTAAAGCCTTTGCGGTTAATAACATTTTTAGGTATTTTTATTTTTTTAGTCAGTATAGGAATTTTGATTTACAGTATTATCCGCCATTTCATAGGAGAAACTATTGTGGGATGGACAACTCTCATGGTATCCATATGGGCAATTGGAGGATTGATTTTATTTTCAATAGGTATTGTAGGCGAGTATGTCGGTAAAATTTATTTAGAAAGCAAAGGAAGACCGCGCTATATTATCGAGAAATCCTCGAATATAGATTAG
- the ybaK gene encoding Cys-tRNA(Pro) deacylase encodes MAKQKEVKTNAMRILEKNKIGYMHLSYECEEFTDGLQIADMLKLPYNRVYKTLVAVGISKNYYVFVIPIAKELDLKKAAKAVGEKSASMLPMKELLEVTGYVRGGCTAIGMKKQYVTRVDSSAKELEKMIVSGGRIGSQIELVPEDLLRTARGEYAEICVS; translated from the coding sequence ATGGCGAAACAGAAAGAAGTCAAGACGAACGCGATGAGAATTTTGGAAAAGAATAAGATAGGATATATGCACTTATCCTATGAATGTGAAGAGTTTACCGATGGATTACAGATAGCGGATATGTTGAAATTGCCTTATAATAGAGTATACAAGACATTAGTTGCAGTTGGTATCAGCAAGAACTATTATGTGTTTGTAATTCCGATTGCCAAAGAACTGGACTTAAAGAAGGCAGCGAAAGCGGTGGGGGAGAAGTCGGCGAGTATGCTTCCTATGAAGGAGTTATTAGAGGTGACCGGATATGTCAGAGGTGGCTGTACTGCAATAGGGATGAAGAAGCAATATGTGACGAGGGTGGATAGCTCAGCGAAGGAATTGGAGAAAATGATTGTCAGCGGGGGAAGGATTGGATCACAGATAGAGCTTGTACCTGAGGATTTGCTTCGGACAGCCAGAGGAGAATATGCAGAAATCTGCGTTAGTTAG
- a CDS encoding class II aldolase/adducin family protein — MTKKQAKKAIIDIGQRMYVRNFVAANDGNISIRTGDNEVWATPTGVSKGFMKKKMLVKVDLDGNVLEGTHKPSSELKMHLRAYRENEELRSVCHAHPPICTCFAIAGIPLNAPVLAEAIITLGDVPIAPYAELGTDEVAEVIAPYCHTHNGVLLANHGAVTWSEDAYDAYYRLESMEYYAKILLITDKILEEQNCFQTEQIERLISMREKFGIKRGGIPI; from the coding sequence ATGACGAAGAAGCAGGCAAAAAAAGCAATTATCGATATTGGACAACGTATGTATGTGAGAAACTTTGTGGCGGCTAACGATGGAAACATATCGATACGGACGGGAGACAATGAGGTATGGGCTACACCGACAGGTGTTTCCAAAGGCTTTATGAAGAAGAAAATGCTTGTGAAAGTGGATTTGGATGGTAATGTGTTGGAAGGAACGCACAAACCATCTTCTGAACTTAAGATGCATCTGCGTGCTTATCGGGAAAATGAAGAGCTTCGGTCGGTCTGTCATGCTCATCCGCCGATTTGCACTTGCTTTGCCATTGCAGGAATTCCGCTGAATGCCCCGGTACTCGCGGAAGCGATCATCACACTTGGAGATGTTCCGATTGCACCTTATGCGGAACTCGGTACGGATGAAGTAGCGGAGGTGATTGCACCCTACTGCCATACACATAACGGAGTGCTGTTAGCAAATCATGGTGCTGTAACGTGGTCAGAAGATGCTTATGATGCTTACTACCGACTGGAATCGATGGAATACTATGCCAAGATACTTTTAATCACCGATAAAATATTAGAGGAGCAGAACTGCTTTCAGACGGAACAAATAGAGAGGCTTATTTCCATGAGGGAAAAATTCGGTATTAAAAGGGGTGGTATACCGATATAA
- a CDS encoding methyl-accepting chemotaxis protein, translating to MLFRKKGDCSEMHGVISYVENTMNGKETTDCPQSDYPIHSTIIKYFDQLLQNELRMSNAATQILDIATSISSFDVEMSFMSEELLLFAKELASLSQSNLAIMEETTTAMNEVNHAIDNTAHTLDRLSEESTSLAEKNNESNQLLHEVTELKDNVIQDTNNMNEKITQLVTLADEVEKIVVSVQGIANQTNLLALNAAIEAARAGEHGKGFAVVADEVRTLADDTKQNLSGMQKFVNEIHEAAKEGKLSVERTLSSTSQMDEKIELVSTTVGNNIDMLHGVVLSVEDINQSMQGIKHAAADINKAMENSSKNAEVLSLMTQDIHNDADESVSFSKHIAAIDDRLSDVTAKLYDGLLTGRHAVSNEEFHNKIVKAKTAHQNWVNKLADMAANMKVSPLQTNSKKCEFGHFYYTIKVNHPSIIDNWKKIAPVHQEFHGMGDKVIAAIRNQDELEAKQLLSQAETISGQVISLLDEIDRTVNDLTKKEIKLFE from the coding sequence ATGTTATTCAGAAAAAAAGGGGACTGTTCAGAAATGCACGGTGTCATTTCCTATGTGGAAAATACCATGAACGGAAAAGAGACTACAGACTGCCCGCAAAGCGATTATCCGATACATAGCACTATTATCAAATATTTTGACCAACTGTTACAAAATGAGCTCCGTATGTCCAATGCTGCTACACAGATATTAGATATTGCCACTTCAATCAGCTCTTTCGATGTGGAAATGTCTTTCATGTCGGAAGAACTGCTTCTTTTTGCCAAAGAATTGGCATCTCTTAGCCAATCCAATCTTGCCATTATGGAAGAAACTACGACGGCCATGAATGAAGTAAACCATGCCATCGATAATACTGCCCATACTTTGGACCGTCTCTCTGAAGAATCCACCTCTCTCGCAGAAAAGAATAATGAAAGCAATCAACTCCTTCACGAGGTAACCGAATTAAAGGATAATGTTATTCAGGATACTAATAATATGAACGAAAAAATAACCCAGCTCGTCACCCTCGCTGACGAAGTGGAGAAAATCGTAGTAAGTGTACAGGGAATTGCTAACCAGACGAATCTGCTCGCTCTCAATGCTGCTATCGAAGCTGCCAGAGCAGGGGAGCATGGAAAAGGATTTGCTGTAGTTGCGGATGAGGTTCGTACTTTAGCAGATGATACGAAGCAGAATCTAAGTGGCATGCAGAAATTCGTAAACGAGATCCACGAGGCCGCGAAAGAAGGAAAGCTCAGTGTGGAAAGAACACTCTCTTCCACATCCCAGATGGACGAAAAGATTGAGCTCGTTTCCACAACCGTAGGAAATAATATCGATATGCTGCATGGAGTCGTTCTCAGCGTTGAAGATATTAATCAATCCATGCAAGGAATCAAACATGCTGCTGCAGATATTAATAAAGCTATGGAAAACTCTAGCAAAAATGCGGAAGTTCTCTCTCTTATGACTCAGGATATTCATAACGATGCAGACGAAAGTGTATCCTTTTCCAAACATATCGCCGCTATTGATGACAGACTTTCCGATGTTACCGCTAAGCTATACGATGGACTTCTGACCGGAAGGCATGCCGTTAGCAATGAGGAATTCCATAATAAGATCGTAAAGGCAAAAACTGCACATCAGAACTGGGTAAATAAATTAGCAGATATGGCTGCTAATATGAAAGTCAGCCCTTTGCAGACCAATTCCAAGAAATGCGAGTTCGGCCATTTCTATTATACGATAAAAGTAAATCATCCTTCGATCATCGATAATTGGAAGAAAATCGCGCCTGTTCATCAAGAATTTCATGGCATGGGCGATAAGGTAATCGCCGCCATTCGTAACCAGGATGAGTTGGAGGCGAAACAACTTCTCTCCCAGGCAGAAACGATCTCCGGACAAGTGATTTCCTTACTGGATGAGATTGACCGGACCGTAAACGATCTGACCAAAAAAGAGATTAAATTATTCGAATAA
- the wsfD gene encoding glycan biosynthesis hexose transferase WsfD encodes MKKAGHFLRRTILSPPVVAAIMSTAIMIMVLMIHPLIGMADNGDFYRTISGQGIYKLDRYEDDQYLNYFSSKFGLYQNYNENEDNMFSSQNLYIQTAVFLNNLFSSDNGIFDIRFLSVFLLVELVIGIAMLIDYISYRKSLFQGMLLAVIGVVMFADTAYTAYFNSFYAEGLVYVSTLILIASALLMTQKRYSPLLLFLSVLVNSIILIFTKQQNATEGLPLFILFICMVFFLPKERTLLRKFVAGGAVLAAICGIVMYLIIPESFVWINQYHAMARGVLMTAENPEEALDEFGIDRQYSILDSSIYYERYPAVEVESQQFIDDFYSKYGFISVSIYYVTHPNELIMMLDKAVTNGYMIRPAVQGNYEREAGRSPGEQTQFFTLYSDLKKQLVPNTIGFVLIWFLVACGISFRDKKKLQIILCTMLMGVIQIGTSIVGAGDADLAKHIFMYNVSFDLISYICFAPLFASFTANLFKGIINFIRKRRRQTVVTALFLLILSSFSLPVRAAEENENNMLIIGKNGEDLSVETGLARAYGMQVTVLAESSYTKDSLKDADYVIATTAKPYEDILAAGIPAICMGAEFTEVPESELTRYRRKGVRFSYDGYEGEKTFLDEFSALTATTGKKSGTLLIGEDIEVPFAVQATDGNFYVPVYDNNNAVSKILLGSLLKRQMGIKENGKTYFMLDEVYFFSDLNKLCVWADKLNNNGIPFLVSVMPIYDNLDYPAFLRFAQVLRYMQSRGGTILIHEPLLLEDEMEREPIADKMLRFQNALTEEQIYFRAIDNTPYQFSMKELEQITSENKYFGELPFDTMFGVTADLTEEEFDLCLDKLNQKWLSFTDLQKEYSDVRDLYFEKEIPEDFVYREKEEVAFELFFNASDRFLLVVVGASVLVLGIFLMIGRKWYRRKFFR; translated from the coding sequence ATGAAAAAAGCCGGACACTTTTTAAGACGGACCATACTGTCACCGCCCGTGGTGGCGGCCATAATGAGCACGGCTATTATGATAATGGTTTTAATGATACACCCTTTAATTGGAATGGCAGACAATGGAGACTTTTACAGAACGATTAGCGGTCAGGGGATTTATAAATTAGACCGTTATGAGGACGATCAGTATCTTAATTATTTCAGCAGTAAATTCGGTCTGTACCAAAATTATAATGAGAATGAAGATAACATGTTTTCCAGTCAGAACCTATATATTCAGACGGCGGTTTTTTTGAACAATTTGTTTTCTTCCGACAATGGAATTTTTGACATTCGTTTTTTATCTGTTTTTTTACTGGTAGAATTAGTAATCGGAATTGCTATGCTGATTGACTATATTTCCTATCGAAAAAGCCTGTTTCAGGGAATGCTGCTTGCAGTAATAGGTGTGGTCATGTTTGCGGATACGGCATATACGGCTTATTTTAATTCGTTTTACGCGGAAGGTCTGGTATATGTTTCTACCCTTATTTTGATTGCAAGCGCGTTATTGATGACACAAAAAAGATATTCGCCATTACTTTTATTTCTTTCTGTTCTCGTTAACAGTATTATATTAATTTTCACGAAACAGCAGAACGCAACAGAAGGGCTGCCATTATTTATTCTTTTTATCTGCATGGTATTTTTCCTTCCGAAAGAGAGAACGCTCTTAAGAAAATTTGTGGCTGGCGGTGCCGTTTTAGCAGCGATATGCGGAATCGTCATGTATCTCATCATTCCGGAGAGTTTTGTATGGATCAATCAATACCATGCGATGGCGAGGGGAGTTTTGATGACGGCAGAGAATCCAGAGGAAGCTTTGGATGAATTCGGTATAGACAGACAGTATTCTATTTTGGACAGTTCCATTTATTATGAGCGTTATCCGGCAGTGGAAGTGGAAAGCCAGCAGTTTATAGATGATTTTTATAGTAAATACGGATTTATTTCCGTTTCCATTTATTATGTCACACATCCTAATGAGCTAATTATGATGCTGGATAAAGCGGTAACCAACGGTTATATGATACGTCCTGCGGTACAGGGGAATTATGAGAGGGAAGCGGGAAGGTCTCCCGGAGAGCAGACACAGTTTTTTACGTTATATAGTGATTTGAAAAAGCAGCTTGTTCCGAATACAATAGGATTTGTTTTGATATGGTTCCTTGTCGCATGTGGAATCAGCTTTCGTGACAAGAAAAAACTTCAGATTATACTATGCACTATGCTCATGGGCGTTATACAAATAGGAACATCTATTGTCGGCGCAGGTGACGCGGATCTGGCAAAGCACATTTTTATGTACAATGTTTCTTTCGATTTGATCAGTTATATTTGCTTTGCACCGCTCTTTGCTTCTTTTACTGCCAATCTTTTCAAAGGGATTATTAATTTTATAAGAAAAAGAAGAAGGCAAACAGTTGTTACGGCACTGTTTTTGCTCATACTAAGCAGCTTCTCCCTTCCGGTACGAGCAGCGGAAGAAAATGAAAATAACATGCTAATTATCGGAAAAAACGGAGAAGATTTGAGCGTGGAAACGGGGCTCGCAAGAGCGTATGGGATGCAGGTCACTGTTTTGGCGGAGAGCAGCTACACTAAGGATAGTTTAAAAGATGCGGATTATGTTATTGCTACAACGGCAAAACCATATGAGGATATATTAGCGGCAGGAATTCCGGCAATTTGTATGGGTGCTGAATTTACCGAGGTTCCGGAAAGTGAGTTGACAAGATACCGGAGGAAAGGGGTTCGCTTTTCTTATGATGGATATGAGGGAGAGAAAACCTTTCTTGATGAATTTTCCGCCCTCACCGCTACAACCGGTAAAAAAAGTGGGACTCTTCTCATTGGAGAGGATATTGAAGTTCCGTTTGCAGTACAGGCAACGGACGGAAATTTCTATGTTCCTGTTTATGATAATAATAATGCAGTATCCAAAATACTTTTAGGTTCTTTGCTAAAAAGGCAAATGGGAATAAAAGAAAATGGAAAAACATATTTTATGCTGGATGAAGTATATTTTTTTTCGGATTTAAATAAGCTTTGTGTCTGGGCGGATAAGCTGAATAATAATGGAATTCCGTTTCTTGTCAGTGTCATGCCGATTTATGATAATCTGGATTATCCGGCGTTTTTAAGATTTGCACAAGTTTTGCGTTATATGCAAAGCCGGGGAGGTACTATATTAATTCATGAGCCTTTATTATTGGAAGATGAGATGGAACGAGAGCCTATTGCGGATAAGATGCTTCGTTTTCAAAATGCACTTACGGAGGAACAAATATATTTCAGAGCAATCGATAATACACCATATCAGTTTTCCATGAAGGAATTGGAGCAAATTACTTCCGAAAATAAGTATTTCGGAGAGTTGCCTTTTGATACTATGTTTGGTGTTACAGCGGATTTGACGGAAGAAGAATTCGATCTGTGTTTGGACAAATTAAATCAAAAATGGCTATCGTTTACCGACTTACAAAAAGAATACAGTGATGTCAGAGATTTGTATTTTGAAAAGGAGATTCCGGAAGACTTTGTCTATCGCGAAAAAGAAGAAGTTGCGTTTGAGTTATTTTTTAATGCCAGCGACCGCTTCCTGCTGGTGGTAGTCGGAGCCAGCGTATTGGTATTGGGCATATTTTTAATGATTGGGCGGAAGTGGTATCGGCGTAAGTTCTTTAGATAG
- the wecB gene encoding non-hydrolyzing UDP-N-acetylglucosamine 2-epimerase, which yields MKIMSVFGTRPEAIKMCPLVKEIEKQHDMESIVCLSGQHREMLIPILELFEIKVNHNLDIMRPKQTLTTITADILTRIEDVLIKERPEIVLVHGDTTTSFVAALAAFYQKIPVGHVEAGLRSGDKFSPYPEEMNRTLTTRIAELHFAPTENNKSNLLKEGITEGITVTGNTVMDAFHTTLKENYEFQNELLKTKDLTKGRWILLTAHRRENLGKPLEQICEAVKQIVKNNKDVNVVYPVHPNPAVRETVENILKNQERVYLTEPFDVQDMHNLMRRSYLVLTDSGGLQEEAPSCGVPVLVLRTETERPEAVQAGTVRIIGVETEDIVRETEVLLHNKTAYEQMAMAVNPYGDGKASCYIVEALRKWGQETLG from the coding sequence ATGAAAATAATGAGTGTATTTGGAACAAGACCGGAAGCCATCAAGATGTGCCCTCTTGTAAAAGAAATTGAAAAACAGCATGATATGGAAAGCATCGTATGCTTAAGCGGACAGCACAGGGAAATGCTTATTCCGATTTTAGAATTATTTGAAATAAAGGTAAATCATAATTTGGACATTATGCGCCCGAAACAGACACTGACAACGATTACGGCAGATATCCTGACGAGAATAGAGGATGTCCTCATAAAAGAACGACCGGAGATTGTATTGGTTCATGGGGATACAACAACGTCCTTTGTGGCAGCTCTTGCCGCATTTTATCAGAAGATTCCGGTGGGACATGTGGAAGCAGGACTTCGTTCCGGCGATAAATTCTCTCCTTACCCGGAAGAAATGAACCGGACTTTGACGACAAGGATTGCAGAACTTCATTTTGCCCCCACCGAAAATAATAAAAGTAATTTATTAAAAGAAGGTATTACAGAAGGCATTACCGTAACCGGCAATACGGTTATGGATGCATTTCATACAACATTAAAAGAAAATTACGAATTTCAGAATGAATTATTAAAAACAAAGGATTTGACGAAGGGCAGATGGATTTTATTGACCGCACACAGACGTGAAAATCTCGGAAAGCCCTTGGAACAGATTTGCGAGGCAGTCAAGCAGATTGTAAAGAACAATAAAGATGTGAATGTTGTTTATCCGGTACATCCTAATCCGGCAGTCAGGGAAACGGTAGAAAATATTTTAAAAAACCAGGAAAGAGTTTACTTGACAGAACCTTTTGATGTGCAAGACATGCATAATTTAATGAGAAGAAGCTATTTAGTATTGACCGATTCCGGCGGACTTCAGGAAGAGGCACCATCCTGCGGTGTACCCGTATTGGTACTTCGGACAGAAACGGAACGGCCTGAAGCGGTACAAGCGGGAACTGTGAGGATTATAGGTGTGGAAACGGAAGATATTGTAAGAGAAACGGAAGTACTTTTGCATAATAAAACGGCGTATGAACAAATGGCAATGGCAGTTAACCCGTATGGAGACGGAAAAGCAAGTTGTTATATAGTGGAAGCACTAAGAAAATGGGGGCAGGAAACACTGGGATGA
- the mtnA gene encoding S-methyl-5-thioribose-1-phosphate isomerase has translation MKEKNIMEYETVALDEEQRAIAIIDQTLLPGRTEIIYLRTAKEIWEAIYLLKVRGAPAIGVAAAFGIYLLAEGIDTQDYNVFREEFVKQKEYLNSSRPTAVNLSWALERMEKVCRENEEYPVAQIKERLKVEAIAIKEEDIWVCKMLGEYGLSLVNPGDGILTHCNAGQLATSKYGTATAPIYLGQEKGYQFRVFADETRPLLQGARLTAYELSASGVDVTLICDNMSAAVMRNGWIDAVFVGCDRVAANGDTANKIGTSVVAAVAKRYRVPFYVCAPTSTIDMNTPTGEEIHIEQRPAEEVTQMWYKERMAPEGIKVYNPAFDVTDHDLISAIVTEYGIARAPFTQSLQEIFERKAKMNG, from the coding sequence ATGAAAGAAAAGAATATTATGGAATATGAAACAGTGGCTCTGGATGAAGAACAAAGAGCGATAGCGATTATCGATCAGACGCTACTGCCGGGACGCACAGAGATTATTTATTTGAGGACAGCGAAAGAGATATGGGAGGCGATTTATCTGCTTAAGGTGAGAGGTGCGCCGGCGATTGGAGTGGCAGCAGCTTTTGGAATATACTTGCTGGCAGAGGGAATCGACACACAGGACTATAATGTTTTCCGGGAAGAATTCGTGAAGCAGAAAGAATATTTAAATTCCTCCCGTCCGACAGCGGTGAATCTATCGTGGGCATTGGAACGCATGGAAAAGGTGTGTAGGGAAAATGAAGAATATCCGGTGGCACAGATTAAAGAGAGATTGAAAGTGGAAGCGATCGCCATTAAGGAAGAGGATATCTGGGTATGTAAGATGCTTGGAGAGTATGGGCTTAGCTTGGTAAATCCGGGAGATGGGATTCTGACTCATTGTAATGCGGGGCAATTAGCCACGAGCAAATATGGTACGGCTACAGCGCCCATTTATCTTGGACAGGAAAAGGGGTATCAGTTCCGCGTATTTGCAGATGAGACAAGGCCGTTGTTGCAGGGAGCCAGATTGACAGCCTATGAGCTTAGTGCTTCGGGGGTGGATGTAACTCTTATTTGTGATAATATGTCTGCAGCAGTTATGAGAAACGGTTGGATCGATGCAGTTTTCGTAGGCTGTGACAGGGTAGCGGCCAATGGAGATACTGCTAATAAAATAGGAACCTCCGTGGTGGCGGCAGTGGCGAAGAGATATCGCGTGCCGTTTTATGTTTGTGCCCCCACTTCCACTATCGATATGAATACGCCTACGGGAGAAGAGATTCATATAGAGCAGCGTCCGGCGGAGGAAGTGACGCAGATGTGGTATAAGGAAAGGATGGCTCCGGAAGGAATTAAAGTATACAACCCTGCCTTCGATGTGACTGACCATGATTTAATCAGTGCAATCGTTACCGAGTATGGTATCGCGAGGGCTCCTTTCACGCAATCCTTACAGGAGATATTCGAGAGAAAAGCGAAGATGAATGGATAA
- a CDS encoding TlpA family protein disulfide reductase: MKNQQGKAKKSGIWIVSIVFLAMALFLLFFMLRTLFENEIQSGKEERKKAVYENQAVHLFQKMPDIVLEEEDGKEISPLKQGEGISVFLFWASYCPYCQESVEKMDILAQTAKSMGARFFAVDRLDGEKETKEKALHILEEKHVQTKTLFDKERKAYKEIGLNMVPTLLVTDNKGRIIAMSQGSTPTERQLQNMISEAKDGKAFTYSKQLLPLLMTEEGGIRTNYKTSEESIPSGEDILSESQGILMEYAALTGNKEMFDHLWTYTKSKMFPEGFMPWVISEKTDTAVNALVDDLRIIGAIQKAEIMQEENLAFYQQYLDAVFLYNTEEGRPVDFYDIKMEQKADRFTLCYGDMATLEQMKKNDKRYLEVYENTLDLIQNGRISEKFPLYYSYYDYTKQKYEGTRLNMAEAMTTLLHLAEVGELPDTAMDWIADELEKGCVYAAYDIDGSPSEDGYYESTSVYALIVMTALEEGREDIAGKAINKMEQFRIADAENEFYGIFGGSDGTGIYSFDQGMALLAYEYYERMTE, encoded by the coding sequence ATGAAAAATCAACAAGGAAAGGCAAAAAAGAGCGGAATATGGATTGTGAGCATTGTCTTTTTAGCAATGGCATTATTTTTGTTATTTTTTATGCTTCGCACCTTGTTTGAAAATGAAATACAAAGCGGCAAAGAGGAGCGTAAGAAAGCAGTATACGAAAATCAAGCCGTTCACTTGTTCCAGAAAATGCCGGATATTGTTTTAGAGGAGGAAGACGGAAAAGAGATCTCGCCCTTGAAACAAGGAGAAGGTATCTCCGTATTTCTGTTTTGGGCGAGTTATTGCCCTTACTGTCAGGAAAGTGTAGAAAAAATGGATATACTGGCTCAAACGGCGAAAAGTATGGGGGCAAGGTTTTTTGCAGTAGATAGATTGGATGGAGAGAAGGAAACTAAGGAAAAGGCATTGCATATATTGGAGGAAAAGCACGTACAAACCAAAACGCTTTTTGATAAAGAACGCAAGGCATATAAGGAAATTGGATTGAATATGGTACCAACCTTATTGGTAACGGATAATAAGGGAAGGATTATTGCTATGTCTCAGGGAAGCACACCTACTGAGAGGCAACTTCAGAATATGATTTCAGAAGCAAAGGACGGTAAGGCTTTCACTTATTCAAAACAGCTACTTCCGTTGCTGATGACAGAAGAAGGCGGTATTAGGACAAATTATAAGACGTCGGAGGAAAGCATTCCTTCCGGAGAGGATATTTTAAGCGAGAGCCAGGGGATTTTAATGGAGTATGCGGCACTCACGGGGAATAAAGAAATGTTTGACCACTTATGGACTTATACAAAGTCAAAAATGTTTCCCGAAGGGTTTATGCCATGGGTGATTTCGGAGAAGACGGATACGGCGGTCAATGCACTTGTGGATGATTTGCGTATTATCGGGGCTATTCAAAAAGCAGAAATAATGCAGGAGGAGAACCTGGCATTTTATCAGCAGTATTTAGATGCAGTTTTTCTGTATAATACTGAAGAAGGGCGACCTGTTGACTTCTATGATATTAAGATGGAACAGAAGGCAGATCGTTTTACCTTATGTTACGGGGATATGGCCACACTGGAACAGATGAAGAAAAATGATAAGCGATATTTGGAAGTCTATGAAAATACATTAGATTTGATACAAAACGGCAGAATAAGTGAAAAATTTCCACTGTATTACAGTTATTATGATTATACAAAACAAAAATATGAGGGAACTAGATTAAATATGGCGGAAGCAATGACAACACTTCTTCATTTGGCGGAAGTGGGAGAACTGCCGGATACGGCAATGGATTGGATTGCGGATGAATTGGAAAAAGGATGTGTATATGCCGCTTATGACATAGATGGAAGTCCGTCAGAAGATGGATATTATGAATCGACGTCGGTTTATGCATTGATTGTGATGACGGCCTTAGAAGAAGGAAGAGAGGATATCGCAGGAAAGGCAATTAATAAAATGGAGCAGTTTCGTATTGCAGATGCAGAGAATGAATTTTATGGAATATTCGGGGGTAGTGACGGAACCGGAATTTATTCATTTGATCAGGGGATGGCACTACTTGCTTATGAATATTATGAGAGGATGACGGAATGA